The following proteins are co-located in the Silene latifolia isolate original U9 population chromosome 1, ASM4854445v1, whole genome shotgun sequence genome:
- the LOC141591673 gene encoding rho-N domain-containing protein 1, chloroplastic-like yields the protein MSPALNIISTNLQGYGPPETISLPCFGVSGRAISISPCPGSKFKSFQAKVISAKCSFKHASFVCKAGSGGQRRNPDFRHNRNIFSRSRNKYNEEKDNSENLDESEFVSTKNGPILSLSNNSKPNATAAPGERERDIVELFRKVQAKLRERAAVKEENKFGAIEVQNKESETVDSLLNLLRKHSAEQGQRKVNGGNGSEFSVDRTRPNAKPVGDKNKRFTRPKSVVKEEPQETHRPSVGRPVSNFRRRSPVPRVKYEPIVSSEDTYDSLTQTELDVNMNGTHYEPVADYESDSDLESEIDITSGLELEEEEEEEEEDDEELEEPEVELDPENEFVDETATSKLLKADDLDVEEVVNDEKDTGKQRIELNDWNSMKIVELKALAKARGMKGFSKLKKSELVGLLSDDS from the coding sequence GCTATGGACCACCTGAAACCATCTCCCTCCCTTGCTTTGGAGTATCTGGAAGAGCAATCTCCATATCACCTTGTCCTGGAAGTAAATTTAAATCATTTCAGGCGAAAGTGATTTCTGCCAAGTGTTCTTTTAAACACGCGTCGTTTGTCTGCAAGGCAGGTTCTGGTGGTCAGAGAAGAAATCCGGACTTTAGGCATAATAGGAATATATTCTCTCGAAGTAGGAACAAATACAATGAAGAGAAAGACAACTCTGAGAACCTTGATGAATCTGAATTTGTATCAACAAAAAACGGGCCAATACTTTCTCTTTCTAACAACTCAAAGCCCAATGCCACTGCTGCTCcaggagaaagagagagagatatTGTTGAACTTTTTCGGAAGGTCCAGGCCAAGCTTCGTGAAAGGGCGGCTGTCAAAGAGGAGAACAAGTTTGGAGCAATTGAAGTACAGAACAAAGAGAGTGAAACAGTTGATTCCCTTCTTAACCTCCTGAGAAAACATTCAGccgagcaaggtcaaagaaaaGTTAATGGTGGCAATGGCAGTGAGTTCAGTGTTGACCGTACTAGACCGAATGCTAAACCGGTCGGAGATAAGAACAAGAGATTTACAAGACCTAAAAGTGTTGTTAAGGAAGAGCCACAAGAAACCCATAGACCTTCGGTCGGCAGGCCTGTTTCAAATTTCAGGCGTAGGTCTCCAGTCCCAAGGGTCAAGTATGAGCCGATTGTTTCAAGTGAAGATACCTATGATTCGCTAACTCAAACTGAGCTTGACGTAAACATGAACGGAACTCATTATGAACCAGTCGCTGATTATGAATCCGATTCTGATTTGGAATCAGAAATAGATATAACATCAGGGCTAGAATtagaagaggaggaagaagaggaagaagaagatgatgaagaactAGAGGAGCCGGAAGTAGAATTGGATCCGGAAAATGAGTTTGTGGACGAAACAGCCACCAGCAAGTTATTGAAGGCTGATGATTTAGATGTTGAAGAAGTTGTTAACGATGAAAAAGATACAGGTAAACAACGCATCGAGCTCAATGATTGGAATAGTATGAAAATAGTAGAGTTAAAGGCGCTCGCTAAAGCTCGAGGCATGAAAGGGTTCTCTAAGCTAAAGAAGTCTGAGCTCGTTGGGCTGCTCAGTGATGATTCATAA